One stretch of Dissulfurimicrobium hydrothermale DNA includes these proteins:
- a CDS encoding DUF2232 domain-containing protein, translating to MVRNGPFGRWAVILLVLASPYLTVGFGSLSQFFIPGLLVGMMRDIDIKYACLIVGAAFISAALLLLKVAAAGNVILLVQILGCAILLLFARSKVWSGPKTFLACLIYFLLYVVSVMAVGSNGNLFFAYSEAKRAVINDLEQAASLYNNTHRPEFEALLNQFKTIVANFLPSLVGLSFLTASLVNVFIGARLIHKGHPQKGVFGPEFPMWKMLDHLVWLGILAGALALFGQGWYVVCAENCLLFIGGIYFVQGLSVMSFFFKVFNTPAFIKWPVIFLLTVQWYGILTVATIGLFDVWFDFRSKATMTPPRGV from the coding sequence TTGGTTCGCAACGGACCGTTTGGGAGATGGGCTGTTATTCTGCTAGTTTTGGCAAGTCCGTATCTAACGGTCGGATTTGGATCTTTATCGCAATTTTTCATACCTGGTCTACTTGTCGGTATGATGCGGGATATCGACATAAAATATGCATGCCTTATTGTTGGGGCGGCGTTTATTTCAGCCGCCTTGTTGCTGCTAAAGGTTGCCGCAGCCGGAAATGTGATACTGCTCGTCCAGATTTTAGGTTGTGCGATATTGCTACTTTTTGCCAGGTCTAAGGTCTGGTCGGGTCCGAAGACGTTTCTTGCCTGTCTTATATATTTCTTACTGTATGTAGTTTCAGTAATGGCTGTTGGTTCAAACGGCAACCTTTTTTTTGCATATAGTGAGGCAAAAAGGGCGGTGATCAACGACCTTGAGCAGGCGGCGAGTCTGTACAATAATACACATAGGCCTGAGTTTGAGGCCTTGCTCAATCAGTTTAAGACCATCGTTGCAAATTTTCTGCCCAGTCTTGTAGGGTTGAGCTTTTTGACGGCAAGTCTTGTGAATGTGTTTATAGGGGCGCGTCTTATCCATAAGGGTCATCCTCAGAAAGGGGTCTTCGGACCAGAGTTTCCTATGTGGAAAATGCTTGACCACCTCGTATGGCTCGGTATCTTGGCTGGTGCCTTGGCATTGTTCGGGCAAGGCTGGTATGTGGTCTGCGCTGAAAATTGCCTGTTGTTCATAGGCGGGATATATTTTGTACAAGGTCTTTCGGTAATGTCTTTTTTCTTCAAGGTCTTCAACACCCCAGCATTCATAAAGTGGCCTGTGATCTTTTTGCTTACAGTTCAATGGTATGGCATCTTGACTGTAGCGACCATAGGTCTCTTTGATGTATGGTTCGATTTCAGGTCTAAGGCCACAATGACGCCGCCAAGGGGGGTTTAA
- the rpsF gene encoding 30S ribosomal protein S6 yields MKLRHYETFYLLHPDLNDEERNAIAEKLEKIITDKDGRVVKTDPWPLKRLAYKIDKQTHGYYVLMEYGASAETVFEVNRELRLNDMVLRFMTSKLGEKFDYDAILKAYQDKASKKAAEEGGEAGETAVQELEGEI; encoded by the coding sequence ATGAAATTACGTCATTATGAAACATTTTACCTTCTTCATCCCGACCTGAACGATGAAGAGCGGAATGCAATCGCAGAGAAATTAGAAAAGATAATCACTGACAAAGACGGCCGGGTCGTAAAGACCGATCCATGGCCGTTAAAAAGACTCGCCTATAAAATAGATAAGCAGACGCATGGTTATTATGTCCTGATGGAGTACGGCGCTTCTGCTGAAACAGTTTTTGAGGTCAACAGAGAATTGCGGCTGAATGATATGGTGCTCAGATTCATGACGTCGAAACTTGGTGAAAAGTTTGATTACGATGCGATACTGAAGGCCTATCAAGATAAGGCCTCTAAGAAAGCCGCCGAAGAAGGCGGCGAGGCCGGGGAAACGGCTGTACAGGAGTTGGAAGGAGAGATATAG
- a CDS encoding CDP-archaeol synthase, which translates to MILHPNWHRDIMLLLCLGCANSIPLAATLFLKERLAMPVDLGLSFLDGQPLFGPHKTWRGLILSIFGTTAVCSLFYFPGAWLGAKIAVFSMVGDLLSSFIKRRLRFGSGNSVIGLDQGLESFLPLWCIKREIGLEWGEIAIIVLVFLILELIISPVLYRFHMRSDPF; encoded by the coding sequence ATGATTCTGCACCCCAATTGGCACAGAGATATCATGCTCCTGCTGTGTTTAGGGTGTGCAAATTCTATCCCATTGGCGGCTACATTGTTTCTCAAGGAACGACTCGCCATGCCGGTTGACCTCGGTCTTTCTTTCCTTGACGGTCAGCCGCTTTTCGGACCCCACAAGACATGGAGGGGTCTGATCCTTTCGATATTTGGGACCACTGCCGTATGTAGTCTTTTTTATTTTCCGGGGGCATGGCTGGGTGCAAAGATAGCCGTCTTTTCCATGGTCGGCGATCTTCTTTCAAGCTTTATAAAGAGACGGCTGCGGTTTGGATCGGGCAACAGTGTCATAGGTCTTGATCAAGGCCTTGAGTCCTTTTTGCCGCTTTGGTGTATAAAAAGGGAAATTGGTCTGGAGTGGGGCGAGATAGCCATCATAGTGCTTGTTTTTTTGATTTTAGAGCTTATTATCTCTCCGGTGCTCTATAGGTTTCATATGAGGAGCGATCCGTTTTAG
- a CDS encoding Hsp20/alpha crystallin family protein yields MATIKIKVEDYSGRPGDSLGQVLQDLFRISSMSIMSPAQGWVPALDVYMTQEDIYIVADISGVEVDSLYLAVKDRLLHLSGHRPQPRNEGEVHFYQMEINYGRFERIIRLPCEVEVDQADASYENGLLIVKIPRRIQKKIKIEIS; encoded by the coding sequence ATGGCGACTATAAAAATAAAAGTTGAAGATTACTCGGGAAGACCAGGGGACAGCCTGGGGCAGGTACTGCAGGACCTTTTTCGTATCTCCTCCATGTCTATCATGTCGCCGGCACAGGGATGGGTCCCTGCGCTGGACGTATACATGACCCAGGAAGATATCTATATCGTAGCAGATATATCTGGAGTGGAGGTAGATAGCCTGTATCTGGCCGTCAAAGACAGGCTCCTCCATCTTTCTGGACACAGGCCCCAGCCTAGAAATGAAGGCGAGGTGCATTTTTATCAAATGGAAATAAACTACGGCCGATTCGAGCGAATCATCCGATTGCCATGTGAAGTCGAGGTAGATCAAGCGGATGCCAGTTACGAAAATGGCCTTTTGATAGTGAAAATACCGCGCCGTATCCAAAAAAAGATCAAAATAGAGATTTCTTGA
- a CDS encoding ABC transporter substrate-binding protein, translating to MQPIRRQCIHDLNVFTRPCLLVCLCILAISCHCSDVQAQEQERTIKIGLLCDMSGFDARLCKAAALGARSAVNAANLEDWAKTRPLELIASDTSGDPAKVLPKAEGLVKEQGVVAIIGPEGPGGPDGTGQDAVLDAFKKLGAALHVPVILMRNEEIFRYSTGNEGVRNWTFTVAPDINSEIKALCRWLSAGPPSGPLPAKKRTLFAIVPDSPVGQKITLLLKAYGIECGIKAISSSIALNQADLSSSLSLQFKKAKSEMADVVAAFGLGRSALPTLIRSASEAGVNLAVSAAMLNDETPKEAGATARFFIIAPPLLANQGLKDDHPCKVAVIRFELDMGNKIDNLSPAEMLAAGAGWDAINLLAAGIKNLQTLDADTLLKAIEGLNAPYAGVMGLIRPSETVHTGPLPESLIVVEKKAGTSFTPEETYKGPDLQLPNL from the coding sequence ATGCAACCGATCCGGAGACAATGCATACATGACCTCAATGTTTTTACTAGGCCTTGTCTGCTGGTCTGTCTTTGTATTCTCGCCATATCATGTCACTGCAGCGACGTGCAGGCACAGGAACAGGAACGAACCATAAAGATAGGACTTCTGTGCGACATGTCCGGATTCGATGCACGTTTGTGCAAAGCTGCAGCCCTTGGGGCTAGATCAGCAGTTAACGCCGCAAACTTAGAGGATTGGGCAAAGACAAGACCCCTTGAACTCATCGCGTCCGACACGTCGGGAGACCCAGCCAAGGTCTTGCCGAAGGCGGAAGGACTGGTCAAGGAACAAGGGGTTGTGGCAATCATAGGACCTGAAGGACCAGGTGGCCCTGATGGAACTGGTCAGGATGCCGTACTTGACGCGTTCAAAAAACTGGGCGCCGCCCTACATGTCCCGGTAATACTCATGAGGAATGAAGAGATATTCAGATACTCAACTGGCAATGAAGGGGTCAGGAACTGGACGTTTACCGTAGCGCCCGATATAAACTCGGAGATCAAGGCCCTTTGCCGATGGCTTTCAGCAGGACCCCCCTCAGGACCCCTTCCTGCCAAAAAACGCACGCTTTTCGCCATCGTCCCGGATTCTCCGGTTGGGCAAAAGATAACGCTGCTTCTCAAAGCCTACGGCATCGAATGCGGGATAAAGGCCATATCGTCATCAATCGCCCTGAATCAGGCCGATCTCTCAAGCAGCCTGTCGTTGCAATTTAAAAAGGCCAAAAGTGAAATGGCAGACGTGGTAGCGGCCTTTGGCCTTGGCAGGTCGGCCCTCCCCACCCTTATACGCTCAGCCAGTGAGGCTGGTGTCAATTTGGCCGTATCGGCTGCAATGCTGAACGATGAAACGCCAAAAGAAGCCGGCGCCACTGCCCGCTTTTTTATCATAGCCCCTCCCCTTTTGGCAAACCAAGGACTGAAAGACGACCACCCGTGCAAAGTGGCTGTAATACGTTTCGAACTTGATATGGGAAATAAGATAGACAATCTCTCCCCAGCCGAGATGCTCGCCGCGGGTGCCGGCTGGGATGCAATAAACCTCTTGGCGGCAGGCATCAAAAATCTGCAGACCCTGGATGCCGATACACTACTTAAGGCCATCGAAGGTCTGAATGCGCCTTACGCTGGGGTAATGGGCCTTATAAGACCCTCTGAGACCGTGCATACAGGTCCATTGCCCGAATCGCTCATAGTCGTAGAAAAGAAGGCTGGAACGTCCTTCACACCCGAGGAGACATACAAAGGTCCGGACCTGCAACTGCCGAATCTATAA
- the ybgF gene encoding tol-pal system protein YbgF: MQKPDAKSNKAKSICWTGRKVAGLLFAVCAPILLANCAPQDQVMTLERRMNNLALENANMANKLAELQSSGGLSEIRATQADLSNKVDELHAEILRLNGMIDEMKHRNKQDKEEIMRFANEVKTQIDNLKAQQETIAAACGAPKPGGLSTPPAPTNAEQQPVQTPQETDQYQHGIELFKQKDFNDAEKSFKSYIDKNPDGKLIDNAYFWIGECEYNQEHFDEAILAYQKVISQFPKSNKVPDALLKQGMAFARLGDKQSARILLEKLIKQFPKSEQAARAKKLIANLK, from the coding sequence ATGCAGAAGCCAGACGCCAAATCAAACAAAGCCAAGTCGATCTGTTGGACCGGCAGGAAGGTGGCAGGCCTCCTGTTTGCCGTATGCGCACCAATACTCCTTGCCAATTGCGCCCCGCAGGATCAAGTCATGACCCTCGAACGACGAATGAACAACCTGGCCCTTGAAAACGCAAATATGGCGAACAAACTGGCCGAACTCCAGTCTTCAGGTGGTCTTTCCGAAATACGAGCCACACAGGCTGACCTGTCTAACAAGGTCGATGAGCTGCATGCGGAGATCCTGCGGCTGAATGGCATGATAGACGAGATGAAGCACAGAAACAAACAAGACAAAGAAGAGATAATGCGATTTGCAAACGAGGTGAAGACCCAGATAGACAACTTGAAGGCCCAGCAGGAAACCATAGCCGCCGCATGCGGCGCTCCAAAACCAGGCGGACTCTCCACGCCGCCAGCGCCTACCAATGCCGAGCAACAGCCCGTGCAGACTCCGCAGGAAACGGACCAATATCAACACGGCATTGAACTTTTTAAACAAAAAGATTTCAACGACGCCGAGAAATCGTTTAAATCTTATATAGACAAGAATCCCGATGGCAAACTTATAGACAATGCCTATTTCTGGATCGGGGAGTGCGAATACAACCAAGAGCACTTTGACGAGGCCATCCTCGCCTATCAGAAGGTTATAAGTCAGTTCCCCAAAAGCAACAAGGTACCCGATGCGCTGCTGAAGCAGGGAATGGCCTTCGCAAGACTTGGAGACAAACAGAGCGCAAGGATTTTACTCGAAAAGTTGATAAAACAATTTCCAAAGAGTGAACAGGCGGCAAGGGCAAAGAAATTAATTGCCAACCTAAAATAG
- the rplI gene encoding 50S ribosomal protein L9 — protein sequence MEIILRESVRPLGKAGDVVKVASGYARNYLIPKGFALPFDKKNMDQIERQRSMILARASKLKAEYEALAAKLGGLDIEIKVRVGEEGRLYGSVTSMDIAKAVESKGYVIDRRKIYMDEPIKSVGEFDIPVKLSSDVSASLKVKVMPMEQ from the coding sequence ATGGAGATCATCCTGAGAGAGAGCGTTCGGCCGCTTGGGAAGGCCGGCGATGTGGTTAAGGTTGCGTCTGGCTATGCCAGGAACTACTTGATTCCAAAAGGGTTTGCACTCCCGTTTGACAAGAAGAATATGGACCAGATAGAGCGCCAGCGCAGCATGATACTTGCCAGGGCCTCGAAGCTCAAGGCCGAGTATGAGGCGCTTGCAGCCAAGCTTGGGGGATTGGACATAGAGATAAAGGTGCGCGTCGGCGAAGAAGGCAGACTCTATGGCTCAGTCACAAGCATGGATATCGCCAAGGCCGTTGAGTCAAAGGGTTATGTGATCGATCGCCGTAAGATATATATGGACGAACCCATAAAATCCGTGGGCGAATTCGATATACCAGTGAAGCTCAGCAGCGATGTTAGCGCGTCTCTTAAGGTTAAAGTAATGCCTATGGAGCAATAA
- a CDS encoding cell envelope integrity protein TolA has product MTKRSISRTNEDWQVAFLSALGLHIIIAAMSVVLSMFFDVPRPLPPVYNVKLFDVSDMPASRPAPLGRPTAKADTAPKIGSESHKVQKALPPVPKIPVPKPPKPVVEKEARPKTPPPKPIEKRPEPRPETKPKETVSISADKKIRPEPRPEEKAEKPPKATPQAQKQKEEDVLAKKLQSIQEHVKEERLLNKSLNAIQEHVQEKENAALLAERIAALAEKLEKKGIEKEGSNAIPSGSIQAGGGGQINNELLRQYLGEMVSAVQSRWVLPDELINKKGLLCIITFGINSDGSITNIQFEKKSGQALFDQAALRAVKDAAPFQPIPRAIAPLLSDGIGLKFTQSGVTL; this is encoded by the coding sequence ATGACAAAAAGGTCAATAAGCCGAACAAATGAAGACTGGCAAGTTGCCTTTTTAAGTGCGCTTGGACTCCATATTATCATAGCAGCCATGTCGGTCGTGCTGTCTATGTTTTTTGACGTCCCCAGGCCACTTCCTCCAGTTTATAATGTAAAGCTTTTCGACGTATCGGACATGCCTGCGTCAAGGCCAGCCCCACTCGGGAGACCTACCGCAAAGGCAGATACAGCACCAAAAATCGGCTCGGAATCGCATAAGGTACAAAAGGCCCTACCGCCGGTCCCGAAGATACCAGTGCCCAAACCTCCGAAACCGGTGGTTGAAAAGGAGGCGAGACCCAAAACGCCTCCTCCAAAACCTATTGAAAAAAGGCCTGAACCAAGGCCCGAGACGAAGCCGAAAGAAACAGTCTCTATCTCTGCCGACAAAAAGATAAGGCCTGAACCAAGGCCCGAGGAAAAGGCAGAAAAGCCCCCAAAGGCCACACCACAGGCCCAAAAACAGAAAGAAGAAGATGTGCTCGCCAAAAAGCTGCAATCCATTCAAGAACATGTAAAAGAGGAAAGGCTCCTGAACAAAAGTCTCAATGCGATCCAGGAACATGTTCAAGAAAAGGAGAACGCGGCATTGCTGGCCGAGCGCATAGCCGCCCTTGCAGAAAAACTTGAAAAAAAAGGTATTGAAAAGGAAGGGTCAAATGCAATACCAAGTGGATCAATACAGGCCGGCGGCGGGGGTCAGATCAACAATGAACTCCTGAGGCAGTACCTAGGCGAAATGGTGTCCGCGGTACAGAGCAGATGGGTCCTTCCTGACGAACTCATTAATAAAAAAGGGCTTTTATGCATCATAACATTCGGAATAAACAGCGACGGCTCCATAACAAACATCCAGTTTGAAAAAAAATCAGGACAGGCCCTGTTCGATCAGGCGGCGTTGAGGGCTGTAAAGGATGCGGCCCCGTTTCAGCCCATCCCCAGGGCTATCGCACCCCTTCTCAGTGACGGGATCGGGCTGAAATTCACACAATCGGGTGTTACATTATGA
- the rsmG gene encoding 16S rRNA (guanine(527)-N(7))-methyltransferase RsmG, producing MAYIFELESWNRRINLTGITDPREMALRHVGDTILVALHTPEGANTVLDIGTGAGVPGLVLKLIRQDLEVALVDAVRKKVSFLRYLIAKMGLSGVWAEHGRIGLDDVPIRRPREGFDLVISQAVGPLDRIVEIASGLVREGGLIVSLKGPKGIEELKAKEGWLTSKGWVARPVETRTPAAGYRRCLILVRKR from the coding sequence ATGGCCTATATATTTGAGCTTGAATCATGGAATAGGCGGATAAACCTTACAGGGATCACTGACCCGAGAGAGATGGCCTTGAGGCATGTCGGCGACACCATCCTTGTTGCGCTTCATACCCCGGAGGGCGCAAATACGGTGCTCGATATCGGCACAGGGGCTGGCGTGCCAGGGCTTGTTTTGAAGCTTATAAGGCAGGACCTCGAGGTTGCGCTTGTTGACGCAGTCCGCAAAAAGGTCTCATTTTTGAGGTATTTGATCGCCAAGATGGGACTTTCAGGGGTCTGGGCGGAACATGGCAGGATTGGCCTGGATGACGTGCCAATACGAAGGCCTCGTGAGGGGTTTGACCTTGTAATCAGCCAGGCGGTAGGTCCATTAGACAGGATTGTCGAGATTGCCAGTGGTCTTGTAAGGGAAGGGGGTTTGATTGTATCGTTAAAAGGGCCCAAGGGGATAGAGGAATTGAAGGCTAAAGAAGGCTGGCTTACGAGCAAGGGTTGGGTTGCAAGGCCAGTTGAGACCCGGACCCCGGCGGCTGGGTATAGACGCTGCCTGATCCTTGTCCGCAAGAGATAG
- the tolB gene encoding Tol-Pal system beta propeller repeat protein TolB, translated as MKKKFNVLLLIPFLVAWAHIAHARIYVDITSPGMTKIPIAVPYLNVTPQTIEYEQLGRKISEILSNDLTFHDFFSVLDPAQYGGRADADWSKFRIDYLVKGAVTASGNAIVVDFQLIDMSNNSEMVSRHYTGKIIDYRWIAHRFCDEIIMAITGEHGVSLSKITFVGPNGRFRDVYTADFDGADAKVVTNERSLVVSPRYSPDGKYIAYTSYRYGKPQIFIKDLATGVTKRIAAYRGLNISPAWAPDGRRLAVTLSKDGNPDIYIIDISGKVLERLTNGPGINVSPSWSPDGARLAFVSDREGKPQIYIYDMITKTIKRITYNGNYNTDPQWSPRGDKIVYASRIGGQFQIMTIAPDGGEPTQLTTVGDNENPSWSPNGRMIIFSSNRLGGKAIFVMQANGADQRVVVRRFGNLTMPNWGPNDLSGSK; from the coding sequence ATGAAAAAAAAATTTAATGTGCTTCTCTTGATCCCATTCTTAGTTGCATGGGCACATATTGCCCATGCAAGGATATATGTAGACATCACTTCGCCAGGGATGACCAAGATCCCTATTGCCGTGCCTTATTTGAACGTTACGCCCCAGACCATCGAGTATGAGCAACTCGGCCGTAAGATCTCAGAGATCTTGTCCAACGACCTCACGTTTCACGATTTTTTCTCAGTCCTCGACCCAGCCCAATATGGTGGCAGGGCCGATGCCGACTGGAGCAAATTCAGGATAGACTATCTGGTAAAGGGTGCTGTAACTGCTAGCGGAAACGCCATAGTCGTCGATTTTCAACTCATCGACATGTCAAATAATTCTGAGATGGTCAGCAGACATTACACGGGAAAGATCATCGACTACAGATGGATAGCCCACCGTTTCTGTGATGAAATAATTATGGCGATTACTGGCGAACACGGCGTAAGCCTTTCAAAAATAACTTTTGTAGGGCCAAACGGCAGATTCAGGGATGTTTATACCGCTGACTTCGACGGTGCGGACGCAAAAGTGGTGACCAATGAGAGATCTCTTGTCGTGTCTCCGCGCTATTCCCCTGACGGCAAGTATATCGCATACACGTCTTACAGATATGGAAAGCCGCAGATATTTATAAAGGACCTGGCAACCGGGGTCACAAAGAGGATAGCCGCTTATCGCGGCCTCAACATATCACCCGCATGGGCACCGGACGGCAGACGCCTGGCCGTCACCCTCAGCAAAGACGGAAACCCCGACATTTATATCATCGATATCTCCGGCAAGGTGCTGGAAAGACTCACAAATGGACCGGGCATAAACGTATCACCTTCATGGTCGCCGGATGGTGCGAGACTGGCGTTCGTCTCGGACCGCGAAGGCAAGCCACAGATCTACATCTACGACATGATCACGAAGACAATAAAACGCATCACGTATAACGGCAACTACAACACAGACCCACAATGGTCTCCACGGGGCGATAAGATAGTCTATGCCAGCAGGATCGGCGGTCAATTCCAGATAATGACCATCGCCCCAGATGGCGGAGAACCCACACAACTTACTACGGTAGGCGACAACGAAAACCCCTCCTGGTCGCCTAACGGCAGGATGATTATCTTCAGTTCCAACAGGCTGGGCGGGAAAGCCATATTTGTAATGCAGGCAAACGGCGCCGATCAGCGGGTGGTGGTGCGCCGCTTCGGCAACCTGACAATGCCTAACTGGGGCCCGAATGATCTATCCGGGTCTAAATAA
- a CDS encoding PHP-associated domain-containing protein has translation MPLLKADLHIHTSEDPQDVVFYSAVELIDMAHGLGYSVLSITNHDHLTYSGYLRDYAKERGIVLIPGMEATIEGRHVLLYNLDFASVDRGSLRGLRGLKTPQGLVIAPHPYYPSPKALRGLLRPNITLFDAIEFCHFYTEHLSFNRAAQRIAEECRLPMVGTSDAHQRSQFHTTYSLIDAEPDPESIVEAVKSGRVRVVTRPLDLSFLAKINIKMAWRNQVVKLYKRW, from the coding sequence ATGCCTCTTTTAAAGGCCGATCTACATATCCATACCTCTGAAGACCCTCAAGACGTGGTTTTTTACAGCGCCGTCGAACTCATAGACATGGCCCACGGTCTCGGCTATTCAGTCCTGTCGATAACTAACCACGACCATCTCACCTATAGCGGTTACCTTAGAGACTACGCAAAGGAAAGAGGGATAGTTCTTATCCCCGGCATGGAGGCCACTATTGAAGGGCGACATGTGCTCCTTTACAACTTGGATTTCGCATCCGTGGACCGCGGCAGTCTCCGAGGTCTCAGGGGATTGAAGACCCCTCAAGGCCTTGTAATCGCCCCTCACCCTTATTATCCAAGCCCCAAGGCATTAAGAGGGCTTTTAAGGCCCAATATAACCCTTTTCGACGCCATAGAGTTTTGTCATTTTTATACAGAGCACCTCAGCTTCAATAGGGCTGCACAGCGGATCGCAGAGGAATGCCGTCTGCCAATGGTTGGGACATCTGACGCCCACCAAAGGTCACAGTTCCATACCACTTATTCCTTGATCGATGCGGAACCCGATCCCGAATCCATCGTTGAGGCTGTAAAATCGGGCAGGGTTAGGGTGGTCACACGCCCCCTTGATCTATCCTTTTTGGCCAAGATCAATATAAAGATGGCATGGAGGAACCAGGTTGTAAAATTATATAAGAGGTGGTAA
- the rpsR gene encoding 30S ribosomal protein S18 yields MQQEDKTTSHLKRRRVYVRKKICRFCADKTIVIDYKDYNLLKHFITERGKILSSRITGTCAKHQRRLTTAIKQSRVMALLPFTSAHALKD; encoded by the coding sequence ATGCAGCAAGAAGACAAGACAACAAGCCATTTAAAACGTCGTCGCGTTTATGTGCGCAAAAAGATTTGTAGATTTTGCGCCGACAAGACCATCGTTATCGATTATAAAGACTATAATTTGCTTAAGCATTTCATAACCGAGAGAGGCAAGATATTGTCGAGCCGTATCACCGGCACATGCGCCAAACATCAAAGGCGCTTGACCACGGCCATAAAGCAGTCAAGGGTAATGGCACTTTTGCCGTTTACCTCAGCGCATGCCCTAAAAGATTGA
- the dnaB gene encoding replicative DNA helicase produces the protein MALVRLKSIERSAGYRMPPQNVEAEQCVLGGILIEDGAILKVVDTLSPGDFYREAHGVIYEAMLDLFARNEPQDLITVNNLLKSKGQLDVVGGTSYLAELAEVVPVASNIEYYAKIVRDKAVLRRLIQASSDIATLCYEESGDVDQIIESAESSIFEISQQKIRQAFYPLNGILKDSIKKVEALYENKSLITGISSGFEELDQLTAGFQPSDFIIIAGRPSMGKTAFALNIAQKAAIDQNIAVAIFSLEMSKEQLALRMLCSEARVNAQNVRTGFLSEHDWPALINAAGRLSEAPIFIDDTPAASVLEMRAKARRLKGEHDLGLVIVDYLQLMRGRGQSERREQEISEISRSLKAMAKELNVPVIALSQLNRKVEDRPHKKPQMADLRESGAIEQDADVIIFIYRDEVYNPSEDNPNRGKAEINVAKQRNGPTGVVQLAFVSKYSTFANLSRESEN, from the coding sequence TTGGCCCTCGTCCGATTGAAATCCATAGAGCGGTCGGCTGGCTATAGGATGCCACCCCAGAATGTTGAGGCCGAGCAGTGTGTTCTGGGGGGTATTCTCATAGAAGACGGTGCCATCTTGAAGGTTGTTGACACCTTAAGCCCTGGAGATTTTTATAGGGAGGCTCATGGCGTCATCTATGAGGCGATGCTTGATCTCTTTGCCAGAAATGAGCCTCAAGACCTTATAACGGTCAACAATCTCCTCAAGTCCAAGGGGCAGTTGGATGTTGTGGGCGGGACCTCCTATCTGGCCGAACTCGCTGAGGTGGTGCCGGTTGCATCCAACATAGAATATTATGCAAAGATCGTTAGAGATAAGGCGGTGTTGCGTAGACTTATCCAGGCATCCTCCGATATAGCTACCCTGTGCTATGAAGAGTCTGGAGACGTAGATCAGATAATCGAATCCGCCGAGTCTTCCATCTTTGAGATATCCCAGCAAAAGATACGACAAGCATTTTATCCATTAAACGGCATCTTGAAGGACAGCATCAAAAAGGTTGAGGCCCTCTATGAAAACAAGAGCCTGATTACAGGCATATCGAGTGGATTTGAAGAACTTGATCAGTTGACCGCAGGCTTCCAGCCATCTGATTTCATTATCATAGCCGGACGTCCTAGTATGGGCAAGACCGCATTTGCATTAAATATCGCCCAAAAGGCGGCGATCGATCAAAATATAGCGGTAGCCATCTTTTCACTTGAGATGTCCAAGGAACAGCTCGCCCTCAGGATGCTATGTTCAGAGGCGAGGGTTAATGCACAAAATGTCAGAACGGGTTTTTTAAGCGAGCATGACTGGCCTGCCTTGATAAACGCTGCCGGGCGCCTCTCGGAGGCCCCTATATTTATAGACGACACCCCTGCTGCATCGGTTCTTGAGATGAGGGCTAAGGCGAGAAGGCTCAAAGGCGAACATGATCTTGGGCTGGTGATCGTGGATTATCTGCAGCTTATGCGCGGCAGAGGTCAGAGTGAGAGACGCGAGCAGGAGATATCGGAGATATCGCGTTCGTTGAAGGCCATGGCAAAGGAACTGAATGTGCCGGTGATAGCCCTTTCCCAATTAAACCGCAAGGTTGAGGATAGGCCTCATAAAAAGCCCCAGATGGCGGATTTGAGGGAGTCAGGTGCCATTGAGCAGGATGCGGATGTGATTATTTTCATTTATAGAGATGAGGTCTATAATCCTAGCGAAGACAATCCTAATAGGGGCAAGGCCGAGATAAACGTAGCAAAACAGAGAAACGGTCCTACGGGCGTTGTTCAATTGGCCTTTGTATCAAAATATTCAACCTTTGCAAACCTGTCGCGGGAGAGTGAGAATTAG